The following proteins come from a genomic window of Chaetodon auriga isolate fChaAug3 chromosome 16, fChaAug3.hap1, whole genome shotgun sequence:
- the LOC143334328 gene encoding deoxyribonuclease-1-like produces the protein MRLVCALGLFSALLHLSASLLLGAFNIKSFGDTKASNQEVMNIISKIIHRYDIILIQEVRDSDLSATKKLMEHVNKGSPQYKYIVSEPLGRSTYKERYLFLYREQMVSMAKSYTYDDGCESCGTDTFSREPFVVMFSSQYTDVKSFALVPQHTSPESAVKEVDALYDVVTDVRNRWNIKDVALLGDFNAGCSYVKGSDWQKIRLFTDKYFHWLIPDEADSTVSSTHCPYDRIVVTNDMMRGVVKGSAKVYNFMTELNLSQTEALDVSDHFPVEVELS, from the exons ATGCGTTTGGTGTGTGCTCTGGGGCTCTTTTCGGCCCTGCTgcatctctctgcctccctgctgCTGGGAGCCTTCAACATCAAGTCATTTGGAGACACGAAAGCCTCCAATCAGGAGGTGATGAACATCATCAGCAAG attaTCCACCGCTATGACATCATTCTGATCCAGGAGGTCAGAGACAGCGATCTGTCTGCAACCAAAAAACTCATGGAGCACGTCAACAA AGGTTCTCCTCAGTACAAGTACATCGTCAGTGAGCCTCTGGGTCGCAGCACCTACAAGGAGAGATATCTCTTCCTCTACAG ggagcAGATGGTGTCCATGGCTAAAAGCTACACCTACGATGACGGCTGTGAGTCCTGTGGCACAGACACCTTCAGCAGGGAGCCCTTCGTCGTCATGTTCTCCTCTCAATACACTG ATGTGAAGAGCTTTGCTCTGGTCCCCCAGCACACCTCTCCAGAATCCGCTGTGAAGGAAGTAGACGCTCTCTACGATGTGGTGACTGATGTCCGCAACCGCTGGAACATCAAG GACGTAGCGCTGCTGGGTGACTTCAACGCAGGCTGCAGTTATGTAAAAGGCTCCGACTGGCAGAAGATCCGCCTCTTCACCGACAAGTACTTCCACTGGCTGATCCCTGATGAGGCAGATTCTACAGTGTCAAGCACTCATTGCCCTTACGACAG GATCGTGGTCACCAATGACATGATGAGGGGAGTGGTGAAGGGCAGCGCCAAGGTCTACAACTTCATGACGGAGCTGAATCTCAGCCAGACTGAG GCACTGGACGTCAGCGACCATTTCcctgtggaggtggagctgagctAG